In the genome of Chrysemys picta bellii isolate R12L10 chromosome 17, ASM1138683v2, whole genome shotgun sequence, one region contains:
- the KDELR1 gene encoding ER lumen protein-retaining receptor 1 → MNIFRFLGDISHLLAIIILLMKIWKTRSCAGISGKSQILFAVVFTTRYLDLVTNFISFYNTSMKVVYIACSYATVWLIYSKFKATYDGNHDTFRVEFLVVPTAVLAFLVNHDFTPLEILWTFSIYLESVAILPQLFMVSKTGEAETITSHYLFALGIYRTLYLFNWIWRYQQEGFFDLIAIVAGLVQTILYCDFFYLYITKVLKGKKLSLPA, encoded by the exons ATGAACATCTTCCGATTCCTGGGGGACATTTCCCACCTTCTGGCTATTATCATCCTGCTGATGAAGATCTGGAAGACGAGGTCCTGTGCGG GGATCTCTGGGAAGAGCCAGATTCTCTTTGCTGTCGTGTTCACCACCCGCTACCTGGACCTGGTCACCAACTTCATCTCCTTCTACAACACCTCCATGAAG GTCGTGTACATCGCCTGCTCCTACGCCACGGTGTGGCTGATCTACAGCAAGTTCAAGGCCACATACGACGGGAACCACGACACCTTCCGGGTGGAGTTCCTTGTGGTGCCCACGGCTGTGCTGGCCTTCCTGGTGAACCACGACTTCACTCCACTGGAG ATCCTCTGGACATTCTCCATCTACCTGGAGTCGGTGGCCATCCTGCCGCAGTTGTTCATGGTGAGCAAGACGGGCGAGGCGGAGACCATCACCAGCCACTATCTCTTCGCCCTGGGCATCTACCGCACCCTCTACCTCTTCAACTGGATCTGGCGCTACCAGCAGGAGGGCTTTTTTGACCTGATCGCCATCGTGGCCGGGCTGGTGCAGACCATCCTCTACTGCGACTTCTTCTACCTCTACATCACAAAAG TTCTAAAGGGGAAGAAGCTGAGTTTGCCAGCGTAG